Proteins encoded in a region of the Apilactobacillus apisilvae genome:
- a CDS encoding LVIS_2131 family protein, translating into MESAWNIVGVIFWIALFIYAIFIVHNIGVRRSRIILNNNYSFSWNHFIKTILQLLILLLGVGFLIFQTFKSNIDAKDVLIKREYNPLILDTNGKESYYVSVSKQNSPKLNQSYSYLSRDKHIQVSSDNSSILVGSNNVINIPSFVFDWQKQNVNRLDKLYQKAWVVKVKTTYKNNFINGIGLHAGRQANQYTLIRIPDSSFIYKSN; encoded by the coding sequence ATGGAATCGGCCTGGAATATAGTAGGTGTGATTTTTTGGATAGCACTGTTTATTTACGCTATTTTTATAGTTCATAATATTGGTGTTAGAAGAAGTAGAATTATACTTAATAATAATTATTCCTTTTCATGGAATCATTTTATCAAAACAATTTTACAATTGTTAATATTACTTTTAGGTGTAGGTTTTCTTATTTTTCAAACATTTAAATCTAACATTGATGCTAAAGATGTTCTAATCAAAAGAGAATATAATCCATTAATTTTAGATACTAATGGAAAAGAATCTTACTATGTAAGTGTATCCAAACAAAATTCACCTAAATTGAATCAGTCATATTCTTATTTAAGTAGGGATAAACATATTCAAGTTTCTAGTGACAATTCTAGTATTCTTGTTGGTAGCAATAATGTTATTAATATTCCTAGTTTTGTTTTTGATTGGCAAAAACAAAATGTTAATCGACTTGATAAACTTTATCAAAAAGCATGGGTAGTCAAAGTTAAAACTACTTATAAAAATAATTTTATAAATGGAATTGGATTGCATGCTGGTAGACAAGCAAATCAGTATACTTTAATTAGAATTCCAGATAGTTCATTTATTTATAAATCTAATTAA
- a CDS encoding D-alanyl-D-alanine carboxypeptidase family protein yields the protein MKNKIISFSIAFLLVIVGLTFIEMKNPNSIANQIIKNNKSQKPHSSVIQFKNAPITNSKDLKLVGEPKSMVAIDADKGKILYSHNAKHLEEIASLSKLMTLYLVIKKAQKVNGWNQIVNTSDPRLKKMGDSYILGGFKFNDGHKYTVRDLYKAALIKSSNNSAIALGEWVAGTNVKFIKMMNEQANEWHLNSHFVSSSGLDNTDLKPYGYHDVGGSNAVNEVSAEDIGKIAVYILKEYPEIVNDSKQTESYVNDQTLYNENGLLKGKPFYDPSLYVDGLKTGYTENAGLCFVGTSKKTGKDRLVTVTLDDNNEFSNTSTLMKFIYKNSNLYKK from the coding sequence ATGAAAAATAAAATAATTAGTTTTTCAATTGCTTTTTTATTAGTAATTGTTGGACTTACATTTATTGAAATGAAAAATCCTAATTCGATTGCAAATCAAATAATTAAAAATAATAAAAGCCAAAAGCCACATTCATCAGTTATCCAATTTAAAAATGCCCCAATAACTAACTCTAAAGATTTAAAACTTGTAGGTGAACCTAAATCGATGGTTGCGATAGATGCGGATAAGGGTAAAATACTTTATTCACATAATGCAAAACATCTAGAAGAAATTGCTTCATTATCTAAACTAATGACTTTATATCTAGTGATTAAGAAGGCGCAAAAAGTAAATGGTTGGAATCAAATTGTTAATACATCTGATCCAAGATTAAAAAAAATGGGCGATAGCTATATCCTTGGTGGATTTAAATTTAATGATGGTCACAAATATACGGTAAGAGATTTATATAAAGCTGCTTTAATCAAATCATCAAATAACTCAGCAATTGCCCTAGGTGAATGGGTGGCTGGTACTAATGTGAAATTCATTAAAATGATGAATGAACAAGCTAATGAATGGCATTTAAATTCTCACTTTGTTTCATCCTCAGGGTTGGATAATACCGACTTAAAGCCTTATGGATATCATGATGTAGGGGGATCTAATGCTGTTAATGAGGTTTCAGCAGAAGATATTGGTAAAATTGCAGTTTATATCTTAAAAGAATACCCAGAAATTGTTAATGATTCTAAGCAAACCGAATCTTATGTAAATGATCAAACTCTTTATAATGAAAATGGCTTATTAAAGGGAAAGCCTTTTTATGATCCATCTTTATATGTAGATGGATTAAAAACTGGTTATACTGAAAATGCTGGACTTTGTTTTGTTGGTACTAGTAAAAAAACTGGTAAAGACAGATTAGTAACAGTCACACTTGATGATAATAATGAGTTTTCAAATACTAGTACTTTAATGAAATTTATTTATAAAAATTCTAATTTGTATAAAAAATAA